The genomic DNA CCAAGACCAGGAGCACGGAGGGCGAATGCTACCGCGTCGTGCGTACCCCTCAGGGCGAAGGGGTTCACGGCCTGCAGGTGCCCGTGTTCGGCCCGCAGGGGCTGGAGGGGGCCATGAGCTTTGGCGGGGAGCACATCGACGCTTCCCCGCAGGTTCGGCTCGCGTTGAAGCTTATTGCTGAAGCGGCCTTTCTCGCGGCGCGCAGACTGCTGGAATCCCCCCCTGCTGATGCAGTCGGCACGCTGTCAGACCGTGAGCGCGAGGTGCTGGCCTGGACAGCCGCAGGGCGGCGGCAGGGCGAGATCGCCGTGACCCTTGGCCTTTCCGAACGCACGGTAGAAAACCATCTGCGCCGCATACGCAAACGCCTGGGCGTCGTGACAACGGCGCAGGCCATCCGGGTGGCGATCCGCAATGGCGAGATCGTCGCGTGACGCCGTCCATTGCGTGACGCCGTCCGTCGCGGGAGTCAGGCGTCGCGGGAGTCAGGCGGCCAGGCCAAGCAAATGTTTCGGCCAAATACATCGCGTGTACACCACATGCGCACGGCACGTGAGTGATCACCGCCCCCCCGCGCACAGCGAGCCTGAGGAGGCTGACATGAAAC from Desulfovibrio sp. includes the following:
- a CDS encoding PA1136 family autoinducer-binding transcriptional regulator encodes the protein MLEKVMLEAAFRSALVIEGATTLSVIKNEIRAFSAPLGYDRFVLFSASAGRDDTVESIYWVEGNWFGAHEPVDAVTYVRRCPVTRHILEAREPFFWSKTRSTEGECYRVVRTPQGEGVHGLQVPVFGPQGLEGAMSFGGEHIDASPQVRLALKLIAEAAFLAARRLLESPPADAVGTLSDREREVLAWTAAGRRQGEIAVTLGLSERTVENHLRRIRKRLGVVTTAQAIRVAIRNGEIVA